The following coding sequences lie in one Aquabacterium olei genomic window:
- a CDS encoding molybdopterin-dependent oxidoreductase, with protein MSQPSAAPRVHTGVCNLCEAICGLRFDVTGEGPAARITAVRGNPDDPLSRGHICPKAVALKDLHEDPDRLRQPVRRVVGPDGTPRFEPISWDQAFDLVVEGLVRVREQHGANAVAVYQGNPNVHNWGNITHGHLFFSQLRTRARFSATSADQLPHHVVAHWLYGHQLAIPIPDIDRTQYMLVLGANPLASNGSLMTVPDVRARFKALRERGGKLVVLDPRRTETAAIADEHHAIDPGTDAAWLLAVLHTLFDEDLIRPGHLQGLLDQVDAVREAVHPFSPEATAAHTGIDAATTRRLARELTAADGGVAYGRMGVSTQAHGVVCQWAIQAINLLTGNVDREGGALLTSPALNLIDMKLMGPGHLGAWRSRVRGAPEFSGELPVSVLAEEIRTPGRGQVRALVTAAGNPVLSTPNGGQLDGALAGLDFMVAIDFYVNETTRHAHVILPPTCFVEHDHYDLVFLHLAVRNVARYSAAVVEPAPGALHDWQIYAELARRYAQRAWALERGGLRQRLTGLLTRGVVGRLSPRRLLAIGLRRAGGQVKLAQLEAQPDGIDLGPLKPSLVSRLQRRQRRIRLLPEAIRRELPTLITELTTPAAASLQGPDGLPALKLIGRRDVRSNNSWMHNSARLVSGKPRCTLWVHPDDAARRGLHDGQTVTVGSRTGRVQVPVHITPDIRAGVVSLPHGWGHDRPGVALQVARAHAGASINDLTDDRLTDRISANAAFSAVPVWIEAA; from the coding sequence ATGTCCCAGCCCTCTGCCGCCCCGCGCGTCCACACCGGCGTCTGCAACCTGTGCGAGGCCATCTGCGGCCTGCGCTTCGACGTCACCGGCGAGGGCCCGGCCGCCCGCATCACGGCCGTCCGCGGCAACCCCGATGACCCGCTCTCGCGCGGCCACATCTGCCCGAAGGCCGTGGCCCTGAAGGACCTGCACGAGGACCCGGACCGCCTGCGCCAGCCCGTGCGCCGCGTCGTCGGCCCCGACGGCACCCCGCGCTTCGAGCCCATCTCGTGGGATCAGGCTTTCGACCTCGTCGTCGAGGGACTGGTGCGCGTGCGCGAGCAGCACGGGGCCAACGCCGTGGCCGTCTACCAGGGCAATCCCAATGTGCACAACTGGGGCAACATCACCCACGGCCACCTGTTCTTCAGCCAGTTGCGCACGCGGGCGCGGTTTTCGGCCACCTCGGCCGACCAGCTGCCCCACCACGTCGTGGCGCACTGGCTGTACGGGCACCAGCTCGCCATCCCCATCCCCGACATCGACCGCACGCAGTACATGCTGGTGCTCGGGGCCAACCCGCTGGCCAGCAACGGCAGCCTGATGACGGTGCCCGACGTGCGGGCGCGCTTCAAGGCCCTGCGCGAGCGGGGCGGCAAGCTCGTGGTGCTCGACCCCCGTCGCACCGAAACGGCCGCCATCGCCGACGAGCACCACGCGATCGACCCCGGCACCGATGCCGCCTGGCTGCTGGCGGTCCTGCACACGCTGTTCGACGAAGACCTGATTCGCCCTGGCCACCTCCAGGGCCTGCTGGACCAGGTCGATGCCGTGCGGGAAGCCGTGCACCCCTTCAGCCCCGAAGCCACGGCGGCACACACCGGCATCGATGCCGCCACCACCCGGCGCTTGGCGCGCGAACTGACCGCCGCAGACGGCGGCGTCGCCTACGGCCGCATGGGCGTGTCGACCCAGGCGCACGGCGTGGTCTGCCAGTGGGCCATCCAGGCGATCAACCTGCTGACCGGCAACGTCGACCGCGAAGGCGGTGCGCTGCTCACCAGCCCCGCGCTCAACCTGATCGACATGAAGCTCATGGGCCCCGGCCACCTGGGCGCGTGGCGCAGCCGGGTGCGGGGCGCACCCGAGTTCAGTGGCGAGCTGCCCGTGTCGGTGCTGGCCGAAGAGATCCGCACGCCGGGCCGCGGACAGGTCCGCGCCCTGGTCACCGCGGCGGGCAACCCGGTGCTGTCCACCCCCAACGGCGGCCAGTTGGACGGGGCGCTTGCCGGGCTCGATTTCATGGTCGCCATCGACTTCTATGTGAACGAGACCACGCGCCACGCCCACGTCATCCTGCCACCCACCTGCTTTGTCGAGCACGACCACTACGACCTCGTCTTCCTGCACCTGGCCGTGCGCAACGTGGCCCGCTACAGCGCCGCGGTGGTCGAGCCGGCGCCGGGCGCGTTGCACGACTGGCAGATCTACGCCGAACTGGCCCGGCGTTACGCCCAGCGCGCCTGGGCATTGGAACGAGGCGGCCTGCGCCAGCGGCTCACCGGCCTCCTCACGCGCGGCGTGGTCGGCCGCCTGTCGCCACGCCGGTTGCTCGCGATCGGCTTGCGGCGTGCGGGCGGCCAGGTGAAGCTGGCCCAACTCGAGGCGCAGCCGGACGGCATCGACCTGGGGCCGCTGAAGCCCTCGTTGGTGAGCCGCCTGCAGCGCCGGCAGCGGCGCATCCGCCTGCTGCCCGAGGCCATCCGCCGCGAACTGCCCACCCTGATCACCGAACTGACCACGCCCGCGGCCGCGTCGCTGCAGGGCCCGGACGGTCTGCCGGCGCTCAAACTCATCGGACGGCGCGACGTGCGTTCCAACAATTCGTGGATGCACAACAGCGCGCGGCTCGTGTCCGGCAAGCCGCGCTGCACGCTGTGGGTGCATCCGGACGACGCCGCCCGCCGCGGCCTGCACGACGGCCAGACCGTGACGGTGGGCTCCCGCACCGGCCGCGTGCAAGTGCCCGTGCACATCACCCCCGACATCCGCGCGGGCGTGGTCAGCCTGCCGCACGGCTGGGGACACGACCGCCCCGGGGTGGCGCTGCAGGTGGCCCGGGCGCATGCCGGCGCCAGCATCAACGACCTCACCGACGACCGCCTGACCGACCGCATCAGCGCCAACGCGGCTTTCAGCGCCGTGCCGGTGTGGATCGAGGCCGCCTGA
- the accB gene encoding acetyl-CoA carboxylase biotin carboxyl carrier protein, with amino-acid sequence MDLRKLKTLIDLVSESNVSELEITEADGKVRIVKAGAQPVVMTMPVAQAAPAAPAAAAAPAAPAAEAAPAAPVETGHVVKSPMVGTFYRASSPGAKAFAEVGDTVKAGQAVCIIEAMKIMNEIEADKDGIISKILVENGQPVEYGQPLLIIE; translated from the coding sequence ATGGACTTGCGCAAACTGAAAACCCTGATCGACCTGGTGTCGGAATCCAACGTGTCCGAACTGGAGATCACCGAGGCCGACGGCAAGGTCCGCATCGTCAAGGCCGGCGCCCAGCCGGTGGTGATGACCATGCCGGTGGCCCAGGCCGCTCCGGCCGCACCCGCTGCCGCCGCGGCACCCGCTGCACCGGCCGCCGAGGCCGCGCCTGCTGCCCCGGTCGAAACCGGCCACGTGGTCAAGTCGCCGATGGTCGGCACCTTCTACCGTGCCTCGTCGCCGGGCGCCAAGGCGTTCGCCGAAGTGGGTGACACCGTCAAGGCCGGCCAGGCTGTCTGCATCATCGAAGCCATGAAGATCATGAACGAGATCGAAGCCGACAAAGACGGCATCATCTCGAAGATCCTGGTCGAGAACGGCCAGCCGGTTGAATACGGCCAGCCCCTGCTCATCATCGAATAA
- a CDS encoding carbohydrate kinase family protein — MSVLICGSLAFDTITTFPGRFAQQILPEQVHILNVSFLVPSLRREFGGCAGNIAYSLHQLGGAPVVMATLGSDGLPYRQRMQHWGVRMDHVRTVDDSYTAQAIIITDQDNNQITAFHPGAMQQAHIQRIEADPSIKLAIIAPDGRDAMIQHAEQLQAAGIPFVFDPGQGLPMFDGDELKRFVSQATWVAVNDYEGKMLAERTGQSLAELSKSHLKGLIETLGADGCNVWIQGEKTHVPGVKAAAVVDPTGCGDAFRGGLLYGLSQGWDLVKSVALANRIGAIKIAAAGPQNYTLDRAALGV; from the coding sequence ATGTCCGTCCTGATCTGCGGCTCCCTGGCCTTTGACACCATCACCACCTTCCCGGGCCGCTTCGCCCAGCAGATCCTGCCGGAACAGGTCCACATCCTGAACGTGTCCTTCCTGGTGCCCTCGCTGCGCCGCGAGTTCGGCGGCTGCGCCGGCAACATCGCCTACAGCCTGCACCAGCTCGGCGGCGCGCCGGTGGTCATGGCCACGCTGGGCAGCGACGGCCTGCCCTACCGCCAGCGCATGCAGCACTGGGGCGTGCGCATGGACCACGTCCGCACGGTCGATGACAGCTACACCGCCCAGGCCATCATCATCACCGACCAGGACAACAACCAGATCACGGCCTTCCACCCCGGCGCGATGCAGCAGGCGCACATTCAGCGCATCGAGGCCGATCCATCGATCAAGCTGGCCATCATTGCCCCCGATGGCCGCGACGCCATGATCCAGCACGCCGAGCAGCTCCAGGCCGCCGGCATCCCCTTCGTGTTCGACCCGGGCCAGGGGCTGCCGATGTTCGACGGCGACGAGCTCAAGCGCTTCGTGTCGCAGGCGACCTGGGTGGCCGTCAACGACTACGAGGGCAAGATGCTGGCGGAACGCACCGGCCAGAGCCTGGCCGAGCTGTCGAAGTCGCACCTGAAGGGCCTGATCGAGACGCTGGGCGCCGATGGCTGCAATGTGTGGATCCAGGGCGAGAAGACCCACGTGCCGGGCGTGAAGGCCGCCGCCGTGGTCGATCCGACCGGCTGCGGCGACGCCTTCCGCGGCGGCCTGCTCTACGGCCTGTCGCAAGGCTGGGACCTGGTGAAGTCGGTGGCCCTGGCCAACCGCATCGGCGCCATCAAGATCGCCGCCGCCGGCCCGCAGAACTACACGCTCGACCGCGCCGCGCTCGGCGTGTGA
- a CDS encoding zinc-ribbon and DUF3426 domain-containing protein translates to MSLATRCTHCGTIFKVVQDQLKVSEGWVRCGRCNEVFHAIPTLFDLDTEPPPPRSGLTPPSSPAPAPTAVSGPAAEDLPAFLTRRSVDAPPPEPEATPAVAPSSPPAFAPTFPATFAPTQPHDPADLPGEPAPFVPPATAPAATRLPDADDLLDPPLPAWARHSALRDALSTDPLPAAPATDFELDTEVGLEPDARDDAHAPDPEDTSAAPAPAIDLDLLPEPEPPWARADQADPLQVDFDPPRTDEADALDSRYLMPSSRSERKLPRRRATGPEFADAEFPNDAMLDLDADWAHSEPAADLQAEPAAPVAARLPETAASPLATASALADSGATLAASSAGDSDFVPEQPVPPPSQRRTRPSFRRRDTAGVTPEFMKRAERQAIWRHPATRAALGVVATALGATLALQLTHQFRDVIAAHHPATRPYLEDWCAMAGCRLAPPLRLDDLQVESATLVRATSEGAQRYRLAVVVHNRSPIGLAWPHVDLTLTDSNGAVVARRAFAPDEARWLDTAEPRTDSPKRPQGLGALPPAAPPGRSTTLWWDVKVTALSPAGYTAELFYP, encoded by the coding sequence ATGAGCCTCGCCACCCGTTGCACCCATTGCGGCACCATCTTCAAGGTCGTTCAGGACCAGCTCAAGGTCTCTGAGGGCTGGGTGCGCTGTGGGCGCTGCAACGAGGTCTTCCACGCGATCCCGACGCTGTTCGACCTCGACACCGAACCGCCGCCCCCGCGCAGCGGGCTCACCCCGCCGTCCAGCCCGGCGCCTGCGCCGACGGCTGTGTCGGGGCCCGCGGCCGAAGACCTCCCCGCCTTCCTGACCCGGCGCAGCGTCGATGCGCCGCCGCCCGAGCCGGAGGCGACGCCCGCCGTGGCACCGTCTTCGCCCCCCGCTTTCGCGCCAACCTTTCCTGCCACCTTTGCGCCGACCCAGCCACACGACCCCGCGGATCTGCCGGGCGAGCCCGCCCCCTTCGTGCCGCCGGCCACCGCGCCCGCCGCCACCCGGCTGCCCGATGCGGACGACCTGCTCGATCCGCCGCTGCCCGCCTGGGCGCGCCACAGCGCCTTGCGCGATGCGCTCTCGACCGACCCGCTGCCGGCCGCGCCGGCCACCGACTTCGAGCTGGACACCGAGGTGGGCCTGGAACCCGACGCGCGCGACGACGCCCACGCTCCCGACCCCGAGGACACGTCGGCGGCCCCGGCCCCGGCCATCGACCTCGACCTGCTGCCCGAGCCCGAGCCCCCGTGGGCCCGCGCCGACCAGGCCGATCCCCTCCAGGTCGACTTCGACCCGCCGCGCACCGACGAAGCCGACGCGCTGGACTCGCGCTACCTGATGCCCTCGTCGCGCAGCGAGCGCAAGCTGCCGCGCCGCCGCGCCACCGGGCCCGAGTTCGCCGACGCCGAGTTCCCGAATGATGCGATGCTCGATCTGGACGCCGACTGGGCGCATTCCGAGCCCGCGGCCGATCTGCAGGCCGAGCCTGCCGCCCCGGTGGCCGCCAGACTGCCCGAGACCGCAGCCAGCCCGCTCGCCACCGCGTCGGCGCTGGCGGACAGCGGAGCAACCCTGGCCGCCTCGTCTGCCGGCGACAGCGACTTCGTGCCCGAGCAGCCGGTGCCTCCGCCCAGCCAGCGCAGAACGCGCCCCAGCTTCCGCCGCCGGGACACGGCAGGCGTCACTCCGGAGTTCATGAAGCGCGCCGAGCGCCAGGCCATCTGGCGCCACCCGGCCACGCGGGCGGCCCTGGGCGTGGTGGCCACCGCGCTGGGGGCCACCCTGGCGCTGCAACTCACCCACCAGTTCCGCGACGTCATCGCCGCCCACCACCCCGCCACCCGGCCCTACCTGGAAGACTGGTGCGCCATGGCCGGATGCCGTCTGGCGCCCCCGTTGCGGCTGGATGACCTCCAGGTCGAAAGCGCCACGCTGGTGCGCGCCACGTCCGAAGGGGCGCAACGCTACCGGCTGGCTGTGGTCGTGCACAACCGCTCGCCGATCGGGCTGGCCTGGCCCCACGTCGACCTGACGCTGACCGACAGCAACGGCGCCGTCGTGGCCCGCCGCGCCTTCGCGCCCGACGAGGCCCGCTGGCTCGACACCGCCGAGCCGCGCACCGACAGCCCGAAACGCCCTCAGGGCCTCGGCGCGCTGCCGCCCGCCGCCCCGCCCGGCCGCAGCACCACACTGTGGTGGGACGTCAAAGTGACGGCGCTCAGCCCCGCCGGGTACACCGCCGAGCTCTTCTATCCCTGA
- a CDS encoding redoxin family protein, giving the protein MTQPTDASRPVTGRRALLALVGLTAAAGGAWWAWRRQPAEATSPAQTPSPGLTTATDSDTLPAAFWQREFEQPAGGPLDWAALKGRPLLINFWATWCPPCVKEMPELDRFHREFGARGWQVVGLAVDGPTPVREFLARTPVGFPIGLAGLDGTELATALGNTAGGLPFSVLIDAQGRIRQRKMGATHFDELAAWATQIA; this is encoded by the coding sequence ATGACCCAGCCCACCGACGCCTCCCGCCCTGTCACCGGCCGCCGCGCCCTTCTGGCCCTGGTCGGTCTCACGGCAGCAGCGGGTGGTGCGTGGTGGGCGTGGCGGCGCCAACCGGCCGAGGCCACGTCGCCTGCACAAACGCCCAGCCCGGGCCTCACCACCGCCACTGACAGCGACACGCTGCCCGCCGCCTTCTGGCAGCGCGAATTCGAACAGCCCGCCGGCGGCCCGCTGGACTGGGCCGCACTGAAGGGCCGCCCGCTCCTCATCAACTTCTGGGCGACCTGGTGCCCGCCCTGCGTCAAGGAAATGCCGGAACTCGACCGCTTCCACCGCGAGTTCGGCGCGCGCGGCTGGCAGGTCGTCGGGCTGGCCGTGGACGGCCCCACGCCCGTGAGAGAATTCCTGGCTCGCACCCCGGTCGGTTTCCCCATCGGGCTGGCGGGCCTGGACGGCACGGAACTGGCCACGGCGCTCGGCAACACCGCGGGCGGCCTGCCGTTTTCGGTGCTGATCGACGCACAAGGCCGCATCCGGCAGCGCAAGATGGGCGCCACCCACTTCGACGAACTGGCTGCCTGGGCCACGCAGATCGCCTGA
- the prmA gene encoding 50S ribosomal protein L11 methyltransferase, which translates to MFELTLLAKEAEVDTLSDALMEVEALSVSVEDADADTEHEEALWGEPGMPVPREAWQRSTIKSLFPSEAEALEAVTLILAQDWATDIHVQGIQPVDEQDWVRLTQSQFQPVPITDTFWIVPTWHEVPPAATVAMRLDPGLAFGTGTHPTTRMCLKWIAQNASAYQGRTVLDYGCGSGILAIGALLHGAKWADAVDIDPAAVEAALANAEANVAHLKDTNGALPLLVGLPDLVGEAKGAYPVVLANILATPLKMLAPLLAGHVAAGGHLVLAGILARQEQELKDAYAEVGLQLQVANAEEGWILMTASKAA; encoded by the coding sequence CTGTTTGAACTCACCCTCCTGGCCAAAGAGGCCGAAGTCGACACCCTGAGCGATGCGCTCATGGAGGTCGAGGCCCTGTCCGTCTCGGTCGAAGACGCCGATGCGGACACCGAGCACGAAGAGGCCCTGTGGGGTGAGCCCGGCATGCCGGTGCCGCGCGAGGCGTGGCAGCGCTCGACGATCAAGAGCCTGTTCCCGAGCGAGGCCGAGGCGCTGGAAGCCGTCACGCTGATCCTGGCTCAGGACTGGGCCACCGACATCCACGTCCAGGGCATTCAGCCCGTGGACGAACAGGACTGGGTGCGCCTGACCCAGTCGCAGTTCCAGCCCGTGCCCATCACCGACACGTTCTGGATCGTGCCGACCTGGCACGAGGTGCCGCCCGCCGCCACCGTGGCGATGCGGCTGGATCCCGGCCTGGCTTTCGGCACCGGCACCCACCCGACCACCCGCATGTGCCTGAAGTGGATCGCGCAGAACGCGTCGGCCTACCAGGGCCGGACGGTGCTTGATTACGGCTGCGGCTCGGGCATCCTGGCCATCGGGGCGCTGCTGCACGGCGCGAAGTGGGCGGATGCGGTCGACATCGACCCGGCTGCGGTCGAGGCCGCGCTGGCCAACGCTGAAGCCAATGTGGCCCACCTGAAGGACACGAACGGCGCCCTGCCCCTGCTGGTCGGCCTGCCTGACCTGGTGGGTGAGGCGAAAGGCGCCTACCCCGTGGTGCTGGCCAACATCCTGGCCACGCCGCTGAAGATGCTGGCGCCGCTGCTGGCCGGCCATGTGGCCGCCGGTGGCCATCTGGTGCTGGCCGGCATCCTGGCCCGCCAGGAGCAGGAACTCAAGGACGCCTACGCCGAAGTGGGCCTGCAGTTGCAGGTCGCCAACGCGGAAGAGGGCTGGATCCTGATGACCGCCAGCAAGGCGGCGTGA
- the aroQ gene encoding type II 3-dehydroquinate dehydratase has protein sequence MQILVLHGPNLNLLGTREPQVYGATTLEQINAGLADQAAARGAALTAFQSNHEGVLIDRVHAARTDGTQFVIINPGAFTHTSVALRDAFAGVALPFIEVHLSNVHRREPFRHHSYFSDLAEGVIVGLGAAGYRLALDAALDRLGAPAAPPRG, from the coding sequence ATGCAGATTCTTGTTCTCCATGGCCCGAACCTCAACCTGCTGGGCACCCGTGAGCCGCAGGTCTATGGTGCCACCACCCTGGAGCAGATCAACGCCGGCCTGGCCGACCAAGCTGCCGCCCGCGGCGCCGCACTGACGGCCTTTCAGAGCAACCACGAAGGGGTGCTGATCGACCGCGTGCACGCTGCACGCACCGACGGCACGCAGTTCGTCATCATCAACCCCGGTGCCTTCACGCACACCAGCGTGGCCTTGCGTGACGCCTTTGCCGGCGTGGCGCTGCCCTTCATCGAAGTGCACCTGTCCAACGTCCACCGGCGCGAGCCCTTCCGCCACCACTCCTACTTCTCCGACCTCGCCGAAGGCGTGATCGTCGGACTGGGGGCGGCGGGCTACCGCCTGGCGCTGGACGCCGCCCTGGATCGCCTGGGCGCACCGGCGGCCCCACCGCGCGGCTGA
- a CDS encoding endonuclease/exonuclease/phosphatase family protein, giving the protein MTSLFACRLRAAVRLAASTVFALAAALPVAHAGLFGSNRNGSPAGVTLATWNIAWLMTPWTHEELAARCVRQQPGSRERALPCTPGRTPPPRRTTTDLDALARHADLLRTREDVDLVALQEVDGPEAARQVFRQGWRVDCFVQRAHPQKVGFAVRDGVPYRCNGDLTTLDVDGTSRAGADISLWPGTPREVRVLAVHLKSGCFTGKLDRSFGPCQRLQQQVPVVEAWIDQRVREGVALAVLGDFNRHLAKDARFPAGPDETAPLNVIQAWSDQQPPGAELLRATDGQPYLPCDAEDTHNQYIDDILIDRRLADRNRNRRFARLPYEARDQGRTLSDHCPVIWSLRP; this is encoded by the coding sequence TTGACCTCGCTCTTCGCCTGCCGCCTGCGCGCTGCCGTGCGGCTGGCTGCCAGCACCGTGTTCGCACTCGCCGCCGCGCTGCCTGTGGCCCACGCCGGGCTGTTCGGCTCGAACCGCAACGGCAGCCCCGCCGGCGTCACGCTGGCCACCTGGAACATCGCGTGGCTGATGACGCCGTGGACGCACGAGGAGCTGGCCGCGCGCTGCGTGCGCCAGCAGCCCGGCAGCCGCGAACGCGCCCTGCCCTGCACGCCGGGCCGCACCCCGCCGCCGCGGCGCACCACGACCGATCTGGACGCGCTCGCGCGCCACGCCGACCTGCTGCGCACCCGCGAAGACGTCGACCTCGTTGCCCTGCAGGAAGTCGATGGCCCCGAGGCGGCCCGCCAGGTGTTCCGCCAGGGCTGGCGCGTCGACTGCTTCGTGCAGCGCGCGCACCCGCAGAAGGTGGGCTTTGCCGTCCGTGACGGCGTGCCGTACCGCTGCAATGGCGACCTCACGACCCTTGATGTGGACGGCACCAGCCGCGCCGGCGCCGACATCAGCCTGTGGCCCGGCACCCCGCGCGAGGTGCGCGTGCTGGCCGTGCACCTCAAGAGCGGCTGCTTCACCGGCAAGCTCGATCGCAGCTTCGGCCCGTGCCAGCGCCTGCAGCAGCAGGTGCCGGTGGTCGAAGCGTGGATCGACCAGCGAGTTCGCGAAGGCGTGGCGCTGGCCGTGCTGGGCGATTTCAACCGCCATCTTGCCAAGGACGCGCGCTTTCCGGCCGGCCCGGACGAGACCGCGCCGCTGAACGTGATTCAGGCCTGGAGCGACCAGCAGCCCCCCGGCGCCGAGCTGCTGCGCGCCACCGACGGCCAGCCCTACCTGCCATGCGATGCCGAAGACACGCACAACCAGTACATCGACGACATCCTCATCGACCGCCGACTGGCCGACCGAAACAGAAACAGGCGCTTTGCGCGCCTGCCGTATGAAGCCCGGGATCAGGGCCGGACGCTGTCCGACCACTGCCCGGTGATCTGGTCGCTCAGGCCCTGA
- the accC gene encoding acetyl-CoA carboxylase biotin carboxylase subunit, with protein MFKKILIANRGEIALRVQRACREMGIQSVVVYSEADRDAKYVKLADEAVCIGPAPSAQSYLHMPAIISAAEVTDAEAIHPGYGFLSENADFAERVEQSGFTFIGPTPESIRLMGDKVSAKQAMIKSGVPCVPGSDGALPDDPKEIIRIARSVGYPVIIKAAGGGGGRGMRVVHTEAALIHAVQTTKAEAGAAFGNPEVYMEKFLEHPRHVEIQILADQHKNAVWLGERDCSMQRRHQKIIEEAPAPGIPRRLIEKVGDRCAAACKKIGYRGAGTFEFLYENGEFYFIEMNTRVQVEHPVTELTSGVDIVQMQIRVAAGEKLPFTQRQVESRGHAIECRINAEDPVKFIPSPGRITMWHPPGGPGVRVDSHAYTNYFVPPNYDSMIGKIIVHGDTREQALARMRTALSETVIEGIQTNIPLHRELMVDAKFIEGGTDIHYLENWMAARKR; from the coding sequence ATGTTCAAGAAGATCCTGATCGCCAACCGCGGCGAGATCGCGTTGCGCGTGCAGCGCGCGTGCCGCGAAATGGGCATCCAGTCAGTCGTCGTCTACTCCGAAGCCGACCGCGATGCCAAGTACGTCAAGCTGGCCGACGAGGCCGTGTGCATCGGCCCGGCCCCTTCGGCACAGAGCTACCTGCACATGCCGGCCATCATCTCGGCCGCCGAAGTCACCGACGCCGAGGCCATCCACCCCGGCTACGGCTTCCTGTCGGAGAACGCCGACTTCGCCGAACGCGTCGAGCAGTCCGGTTTCACCTTCATCGGCCCCACGCCCGAATCGATCCGCCTGATGGGCGACAAGGTCTCGGCCAAGCAGGCCATGATCAAGTCGGGCGTGCCCTGCGTGCCCGGCTCGGACGGCGCCCTGCCCGACGACCCGAAGGAAATCATCCGCATCGCCCGCTCGGTGGGCTACCCGGTGATCATCAAGGCCGCCGGTGGCGGTGGCGGCCGCGGCATGCGCGTGGTGCACACCGAAGCTGCGCTGATTCACGCCGTGCAGACCACGAAGGCCGAAGCCGGTGCCGCGTTCGGCAACCCCGAGGTCTACATGGAGAAGTTCCTGGAGCATCCGCGCCACGTGGAAATCCAGATCCTCGCCGACCAGCACAAGAACGCCGTGTGGCTGGGTGAGCGCGACTGCTCGATGCAACGCCGCCACCAGAAGATCATCGAAGAAGCGCCGGCCCCCGGCATCCCCCGCCGCCTGATCGAGAAGGTGGGCGACCGCTGCGCCGCTGCCTGCAAGAAGATCGGCTACCGCGGCGCGGGCACCTTCGAGTTCCTGTACGAGAACGGCGAGTTCTACTTCATCGAGATGAACACCCGCGTGCAGGTGGAGCACCCCGTCACCGAGCTGACCAGCGGCGTCGACATCGTCCAGATGCAGATCCGCGTGGCGGCCGGCGAGAAGCTGCCCTTCACGCAACGCCAGGTCGAGTCGCGCGGTCACGCCATCGAGTGCCGCATCAACGCCGAAGACCCGGTCAAGTTCATCCCCTCGCCGGGCCGCATCACGATGTGGCACCCGCCCGGTGGCCCCGGGGTGCGCGTCGACTCGCACGCCTACACGAACTACTTCGTGCCGCCCAACTACGACTCGATGATCGGCAAGATCATCGTGCACGGTGACACCCGCGAGCAGGCCCTGGCCCGCATGCGCACCGCGCTGTCGGAAACGGTGATCGAAGGCATCCAGACCAACATCCCGCTGCACCGCGAGCTGATGGTCGATGCCAAGTTCATCGAAGGCGGCACCGACATCCACTACCTCGAAAACTGGATGGCCGCGCGCAAGCGCTGA
- the gpmA gene encoding 2,3-diphosphoglycerate-dependent phosphoglycerate mutase, with translation MYKLVLIRHGESTWNLENRFTGWTDVELTPTGISQAMAAGKLLKAEGYEFDVAYTSVLKRAIHTLNYCLDEMDRTWLPVVKDWRLNERHYGGLQGLNKADMAKQYGDEQVLIWRRSYDTPPPALEANDPRGQRQDLRYAKLNPEQIPLTECLKDTVARVLPCWNDTLAPAIKAGQRIVIAAHGNSIRALVKYLDNIGDADIVGVNIPNGIPLVYELDADLKPIKSYYLGDAEAAAKAAAAVASQGKA, from the coding sequence ATGTACAAGCTCGTGCTGATTCGCCATGGCGAATCGACCTGGAACCTGGAAAACCGCTTCACCGGCTGGACCGATGTGGAGCTGACTCCCACCGGCATCTCGCAGGCCATGGCCGCGGGCAAGCTGCTCAAGGCCGAAGGCTACGAGTTCGACGTGGCCTACACCTCGGTGCTCAAGCGCGCCATCCACACGCTGAACTACTGCCTGGACGAGATGGACCGCACCTGGCTGCCGGTCGTCAAGGACTGGCGCCTCAACGAGCGCCACTACGGCGGCCTGCAGGGGCTGAACAAGGCCGACATGGCCAAGCAGTACGGGGACGAGCAGGTGCTGATCTGGCGCCGCAGCTACGACACCCCGCCGCCGGCCCTGGAAGCCAACGACCCGCGCGGCCAGCGCCAGGACCTGCGCTACGCCAAGCTGAACCCCGAGCAGATCCCGCTGACCGAGTGCCTGAAGGACACCGTGGCCCGCGTGCTGCCGTGCTGGAACGACACGCTGGCCCCGGCAATCAAGGCCGGCCAGCGCATCGTCATTGCCGCCCACGGCAACTCGATCCGTGCGCTGGTGAAGTACCTCGACAACATCGGTGACGCCGACATCGTGGGCGTGAACATCCCCAACGGCATTCCGCTGGTGTACGAGCTCGACGCTGACCTCAAGCCCATCAAGAGCTACTACCTGGGTGACGCCGAAGCCGCCGCCAAGGCCGCGGCCGCCGTGGCCTCGCAGGGCAAGGCCTGA